In Providencia hangzhouensis, the DNA window CCGAGTCCGGGCACCACTTATTTAAAGAACCCGCCCAAAAGGCGGGTTTTTGCTTTTCTAGCTACGGTAGATTTCAGGTCGTTGCAACACGTTATTTATTTACTGGATTTCATGCCATTTTTGCAGATGTTCTTTGCTGTTAAAGACACCTATACCCCCTCATAAACCTATCTCTTATTTTCTTGTGTAAGTATTCCATAAAAACAAATCATTAACTTTAACAGATATGTCAATTTCAGCTTTTCATTCACACTAGGCTATCAGATTGAATTGTGTTCTATCTACGAAACCTGTCAGCTTAAATCTGAGCTGATACAGTCATGCTACGCTTTAATGTGTCTGGCAGATATACATAAAATAATATGTGTAGCAATATGCTGCGCTATTTAATGAGTTTTATCCGAAATATGGAAAGAAACCCGGAGCGGTATATTCAACTATGTCGGGATGTTTTATAACAGTGTTAGCATGGCTTGCGTGTTCTTATATCACCAACGTAATATAAATATCAATATTATCAATTAGTAACACATGTTTACATAGCTCGTATTAATTCAAAATTAAATTAAGACTAACCTTCAGGTAAGGAAAAAATATAGAGTTTAAAAAGATAACTTGACCATCTTCACATTTTATAAAACATTAATTTGAAGTTATACTTCATTTGATGTTTTATATTGGAGTTTAATTCTAAATAGAAATCTCACTTATAACCACTACAAGAGTGAACGCGTATGAAAATAATAAAGAAAATATCTTATCTCTTTTTCACCATAATACTGTCTTCACCAATATTCTCATCGACCAGTTTTGCTGAGAAACTCCCCGCCCTTCCTGTGACATTAAAAAATGGAACCGGAGTAATTAACCAAAATATTATTTACATAGGTTTAGGTAGTACAGGAAACTCATGGTATAAACTTGATCTTAATGAAAATAAAAAAAAATGGGAAAAAATAGCTGATTTTCCGGGTACGCCAAGAGACCAAGCTATAGCAATTAAGTTAAATAATAATATTTATATATTCGGCGGAGCGGGAAAAGAAAATATTGATAGTGAAACAATAAGCTCATTAACAGATGTTTATCGTTATTCACCAAGTGAAGACAAATGGGAAAAAATAGATACTAGTTCACCTTATGGCTTGGTTGGTCATGCAGGAGTTAGTATCAGCACCAATAAAGCTATCATTCTTGGAGGAGTAAACAAGCAAATATTTGATAAATATTTCATTAATTTAAATAATGCTAAAAACAATTCATCTATTAAAAATAAAGTTATTAATGATTACTTTAATAAACCCATAGAAGGCTATTTTTTTAATCGAGTCATACTAACTTATAATGCAGATAATAATCAATGGGGTTCATTAGGCACTATTCCTTTTAATGGAACTGCGGGTTCTTCATTAGTAGTAAATGATAACAATTCAATAACCTTGATTAACGGTGAATTAAAACCTGGGTTACGTACTAGTGAAATACAAACGGCTATATTAGAAAATAATCAACTACAGTGGAATACTACTGTACAGAAACTTCCTCCACCATCACCTGAGCAGCAGCAAGATGGCTTGGCTGGTGCATTTGCAGGTTATAGTGCTCATACCTTACTTGTTGCTGGGGGTGCTAACTTCCCTGGGTCTCAGGCTAAGTATTCACAGAAACATTATTTTGCACATCAGGATTTAGACAAAAAATGGCATAAAGAAATTTATGGGTTGATTGATAATCAATGGAAAGTAATTGGTGAATTACCGATCCCTCTTGGTTATGGAATCACTATTGAGCATGGTAATTCACTATATTTAATCGGAGGTGAAACTACAAAAGGTGAGGCAGTTAATTCTGTAATCACTTTAACATTAAAAGATAAAGAGCTAATTATTAACTAAACCAGTTAAATTTATAAATTATAATAACCAACCAAGAACTCCATATTAAATTTATGGAGTCTTATCCACTCAGGTAAAAACTATGTTTAATAATAAAATTTTATTGGCATGTTGTACTTTTTTTATGTCATTTCAATTAAATGCGACTACACTAGACTTTCGTCATGAATATTCAGATTCATCCAGAATAAATAAAGATCGCATTGCCTTTATTCATTCATTTTCAAATGGTATCGGATTTTATATTGATGCCAGTATAAAGTCAGGTGGTGTTGACGGCGAAAAAGATAAAGTATTTAGTGATGTTGTTAATAATGCTATCGAAATGGGGCTAAGTTACAACCATAAGATAAATAAAAGTATAACGTTACAACCGGGATTAATTTTTGAAACAGTTACAGACACATCAATTTATAAACCTTATTTAAAGGCGCAATATAATTTTGATAACGGTTTATATATTGCAGGCCGTTATCGTTTTGATTATGCCAGAAAAACAAAAAAAGCTGTTGATGACGAAAAAACAAATCGCTTTGATGCGTTTATTGGCTATAAATATAATAAATACAAAATTGAATATGACTACACACAAATGTATAGCGATGGCATAAAATATGATAATAAGAAACGTAATTATGAACATAATGTCTCTTTCTCTTACCAATTGAGTGACACATTCACTCCTTATATTGAAGTTGGAAATGTTGCGGTAAGCCCGACCAGTGACGCCCGTCAAACTAGGTATCGTTTAGGATTACAATTCCACTTTTAAATCTTATGTAAAAAGATGCCAAAAATTATAGTGAGTAATTACTCCATTACTCACTATATTATTTTTTCATATTTATCAATAAATTAAGAAAAATATTTTATTATTTGATCTTCTTCACAAATTACGACTTTCGTAATTGAGGAATTTAGCTTCATAAAATAACATTAATTGGAGTTATACTTCAAAATAAAATGGTGAGTTCAAAATGGCATTGATTGAAAAGATGACTACGGATATTCAACAAAAAGGAGGGCTGATCGTTTCTTGCCAGCCTGTCGATAATAGCCCTATGGATAAGCCAGAAATTGTTGCTGCAATGGCTCAAGCTGCAGTTAATGCAGGTGCAGTAGCAGTACGAATTGAGGGAATAGATAATTTAAAAGCAACTCGCCCTCTTATTGATGTGCCAATTATTGGTATTGTCAAACGCGATTTACTGGATAGTCCTGTCAGGATCACACCTTGGTTAAGTGATGTAGAAGCACTAGCAACAGAAGGTGCCGATATTATCGCTTTTGATGGTACGGATCGTGTACGCCCAGTTCCAGTCAATGAGTTATTGGCTTGCATACACCACTTCAATAGGTTGGCAATGGCAGATTGTTCCACATTTAATGAGGGAATGTATTGCCAGGAATTAGGAACAGAATTTATTGGTTCAACTATGTCTGGCTATACCGGTGGTGAAATACCAAAATTACCTGATTTACAATTAGTGGCAGCACTCGCTGAAAATGGATGCCGTGTAATAGCCGAAGGCCGCTATAACACACCTATGATTGCAGCAAGAGCTATACAAGCTGGAGCTTGGGCTGTCACAGTTGGTTCCGCATTAACCCGACTTGAACATGTCTGTGATTGGTTTACCCATGCCCTCAAGTTACAGCAGGAATTAGTTAAATGAATGTATTAGCAATTGATATTGGAGGAACAAAGATTTCGGCTGCATTAATCAGTCGAGACAATCAACTTACGCACCATACTCAAATTACAACCCCTGCAAGTGCATCACCAACTCAACTCTATGAAGCTTTGGTGGCGATAACTACACCACTAAAAGCGTATGCAGATGGTGTCGCCGTAGCCTCTACAGGGATTATCTGTGATGGCGTATTAACTGCATTAAATCCTAATAATTTGGGAGGATTAAAAAATTTCCCGTTAAAAAAAACACTTTCTACAATAACCGGTTTGCCTTGCTGGTTACTCAATGATGCTCAAGCTGCTGCATGGGCTGAATATGATTACCGCCATGAAAATATCTCTGATATGGCATTTATTACAGTATCGACAGGGGTTGGGGGCGGCCTAATTCAACAAGGACAATTACAGCTAGGAAAACGAGGTATTGCAGGCCATCTAGGCCACACTATAGCTGATCCTCATGGCCCTCTTTGCGGCTGTGGTCGTTATGGATGTGTCGAAGCTATCGCTTCCGGCCGAGCCATTGCTTCACAAGCTGTAAATGAACTTGCAGGTAAAGATGCTAAAGCTATTTTTACTGCCTATTACCAGGGAAGCCTTCAAGCGAAAACAATAATTGAAAACTCAGCAAGTACTATAGCTAATTTAGTTGCTGATATTAAAGCAATAATAGATGCCGACTGTGTTGTTATTGGTGGAAGTGTTGGATTAGCAAATGGATATATCGAGCTTGTTCAAGCAGCTATCAGACAACAGCCCGAGGCGTTACAAGTCCCTATTTTAGCTGCTCACTATCATCATAATGCTGGACTTTGGGGAGCCGTTCTTTGGGCTAGGAAACACTAAAAAACTGTCGTACTTCTTACCTTTTACCTTACATATGGCAGGACTAAAAAAATGCAATT includes these proteins:
- a CDS encoding oligogalacturonate-specific porin KdgM family protein, with amino-acid sequence MFNNKILLACCTFFMSFQLNATTLDFRHEYSDSSRINKDRIAFIHSFSNGIGFYIDASIKSGGVDGEKDKVFSDVVNNAIEMGLSYNHKINKSITLQPGLIFETVTDTSIYKPYLKAQYNFDNGLYIAGRYRFDYARKTKKAVDDEKTNRFDAFIGYKYNKYKIEYDYTQMYSDGIKYDNKKRNYEHNVSFSYQLSDTFTPYIEVGNVAVSPTSDARQTRYRLGLQFHF
- a CDS encoding N-acetylmannosamine-6-phosphate 2-epimerase, whose amino-acid sequence is MALIEKMTTDIQQKGGLIVSCQPVDNSPMDKPEIVAAMAQAAVNAGAVAVRIEGIDNLKATRPLIDVPIIGIVKRDLLDSPVRITPWLSDVEALATEGADIIAFDGTDRVRPVPVNELLACIHHFNRLAMADCSTFNEGMYCQELGTEFIGSTMSGYTGGEIPKLPDLQLVAALAENGCRVIAEGRYNTPMIAARAIQAGAWAVTVGSALTRLEHVCDWFTHALKLQQELVK
- the nanK gene encoding N-acetylmannosamine kinase, whose translation is MNVLAIDIGGTKISAALISRDNQLTHHTQITTPASASPTQLYEALVAITTPLKAYADGVAVASTGIICDGVLTALNPNNLGGLKNFPLKKTLSTITGLPCWLLNDAQAAAWAEYDYRHENISDMAFITVSTGVGGGLIQQGQLQLGKRGIAGHLGHTIADPHGPLCGCGRYGCVEAIASGRAIASQAVNELAGKDAKAIFTAYYQGSLQAKTIIENSASTIANLVADIKAIIDADCVVIGGSVGLANGYIELVQAAIRQQPEALQVPILAAHYHHNAGLWGAVLWARKH
- a CDS encoding N-acetylneuraminate epimerase, which codes for MKIIKKISYLFFTIILSSPIFSSTSFAEKLPALPVTLKNGTGVINQNIIYIGLGSTGNSWYKLDLNENKKKWEKIADFPGTPRDQAIAIKLNNNIYIFGGAGKENIDSETISSLTDVYRYSPSEDKWEKIDTSSPYGLVGHAGVSISTNKAIILGGVNKQIFDKYFINLNNAKNNSSIKNKVINDYFNKPIEGYFFNRVILTYNADNNQWGSLGTIPFNGTAGSSLVVNDNNSITLINGELKPGLRTSEIQTAILENNQLQWNTTVQKLPPPSPEQQQDGLAGAFAGYSAHTLLVAGGANFPGSQAKYSQKHYFAHQDLDKKWHKEIYGLIDNQWKVIGELPIPLGYGITIEHGNSLYLIGGETTKGEAVNSVITLTLKDKELIIN